The Actinocorallia herbida DNA window CTTACCTCATCGCCGCCCACGTGCTGGACGCCTCGGACCCCTACCGGCACGCCGACGGAGCCGGCTGGTACCGCTGCGAAGTGCGCCGCACCGAGGCGGGGTGGCGCTTTACTCGCGTCGCCCTCGAGGTCCGCTACCTGTCCGGCGAGCCTCTCACTCACTGAGCAGCAGTCGATCGCTGCCGCATCCCGAACGGCGCGGTGCCCCAGACCCGACTACGGTCTGGGGCACCGCGCCGTTCGGTCGCGATCAACTCGGTGTGCTCCGGCGGCGCAGGAAGCTGGAGAGGCCGACGGCCACCGCCAGAGCCACGCCATTGAAGACCGGGTCGACCCAGTCGGCGGCGCCCGCGAGAGTGAGCCCGCTGACGCTGACGGCGACCAGAGCGACACCGAAGACGGTGCCCCAGACGTTGAACCTGCCCGGACGGATGGCAGTGGCGCCGAGGAAGACGGCGGCCAGCGCGGGGAACAGCATCGTCGTGCCGGGATCCGCAGTGGCTCCTGCGGTCCTCGCCGTCAGGACCACCCCCGCGATTCCCGCGAGCAGTCCGCTCAGAACAAAGGTCAGCATGACGCTTCGGTTGGTCCGGATGCCGACCAGCCGGGAGGCGCGCACGTTCTCGCCGATCGCGTACAGGGCCCGCCCGAAGGGGGTGTGGCTCAGTAGGTACCAAGCGGCCAGAGCGATCAGGGCAACGAGGTAGACCGGACGCGGGACTCCTAGCCAGACCCCCGATCCGAACTCCACGAGCCCCTGTGCGATGTCAGTGCTGATCGTTTGTCCCTCGGTGTACCACTGGATGAGCCCGCCCAGCAGGGTGGCCGTGGCCAGCGTGGAAACGAACGCGTTCATCTCGAAGATCGCCACAGCCACCCCGTTGACCAGGCCGATGGCCGCTCCCGCGGCTACCGGGACCAGTATCGCCAGAACGAGCGGGGCGTGGTGGTTCTGCATCATCCCCGCGCACGCCACCGACGACGCCGCCGCGACGGCGCCGGCGGAGAAGTCGAAGTGCCCGCAGACCAATGGGATCAGCACGCCCAGCGCCAGGAGCAGGGTGACCGCCTGGTTGGCCGCGAGAATCCTCAGATTGGCCGAGGTCGGGAAGGTAGAGGAGCTTTCGGGGAACAAGCAGAAGAACAACGCGACCGCCGCTAGGAGGGCGACCAGTGCATACCGCTCGGCGGCCTCCGTCCAAGAAGCGAGTCCACGCCGTTCGGCCGGCTCCGACTGGTGGTCTGTCACGACTTCCAAGGACGCGGTCTCGCCCGTCATCACAGCCGGACTCCCTTCTGAACGAGTTCGGTGATCCGGTTCGCGCTAAGCCCGGATACAGGTAGTGACGGCCCCGCTTTGCCGTCGGCGAGCACGACCACCCGGTCGCACACGCGGACGAGTTCTTCGAAGTCGGAGGAGGCGACGAGCACACCGCATCCTCGACTGGCCACCTCTCTGATGTGTCGGTAGATGTCGGCGCGCGATCTGACATCCACTCCCTGGGTCGGCTCATCCAGCAGCAGGACGGTGGGGTCTCGACGCAGCCAGCGTGCGAGCACGACCTTCTGCTGGTTACCGCCGGACAAAGCCGAGAGAGGCGCGGCGACTGATGGCGTCTTGATCGCGAAGCGGCCGATCAGGTCCCGGGCGTCCGCCCTGGATGCGCGATCGCGCATCCAGCCCGAGAAGTACCGGCCGAGAACCGAGAGTGTCATGTTCTCCGCCACCGGCGCGGCGGGCCAGGCCGCATCGCGTCCGCGATCCTGGGGCACCAGCGCGACGCCGGCACGCATCATCTCCGCGACGGTTCGCCCGGTCATGACCTGCCCACCGACACGTACCTCACCCGATGACGGGGTGTGCGATCCGAAGATCACGCTGAGGGCGGTAGAACGCCCTGATCCGAGCGGCCCGGCAAGGCCGACGATCTCACCTGCCGTCACCTCGAGGTCGAGCCCGGTCAGCGGTCCGGCCACCACCGCGGACAACTCCAGAACCCGTTCTCCCGATATCGTCGCCGGGCTCACCTCCTCATCGGACAGAGCCTCACCGACCATGAGTTCGATGAGCTCGTTCTCCGACGGGGAAGAGGCTTCCAGTCGGCTGACGACTCGGCCGTCACGAAAGATCGTGAAGTCGTCGGCGACCGCCAGGACCTCTTGCAGCCGATGGCTGACGAGGACGATCGTCTGGCCTGCCGCGGCTCGCCGCCTCAGCGTGTCCATCAGGGCGCGTGACTCGGCGTCGGGCAGACTTGCGGTGGGCTCGTCGAGCATCAGGATGTGCTCGGTGCCCTCCTGGTCTTGCAGCGCCCGGACAACCGCGACCATCGTCTTGGTGGCCGGACGCAACGCGCCGACCAGGGTGTCGGAGCTCACTGCGAGTTCGTGCCGCTCAAGCAGCCTTCCCACCCGTGAACGCAGAGCGCGCCACCGGATCCCGCCGAGCTGGTGAACGGGGAAGCCCGCATCGAGCGCGAAGTTCTCGGCGACGGTGAGCGAGTCGAACAGGCCGAGGTCCTGATGGACGAAACGCAGGCCCTCGGCCCGCGCCCGGCTGGAGGTGAGGTTCTCGGCCTTGATCTCTCGACCGTGCAGCCGAACCGTCCCGGCATCGGCTGAGTGAACGCCGGCCAGGCACTTGATCATGGTGGATTTGCCGGAGCCGTTGCCACCGAGCAGCGCGTGGACCGTGCCCTGGCGGACGCGGAGAGCCGCGTCCGCCAGGGCATGGGCGCCGCCGAACCTCTTGGAGACGTGGTCGGCGTCGAGCACGTAGGTCACGCCAAGCCCCATGCCTTCTTATACGCGGCGGTGAAGTCGATCGCGGGGGTGTAGACGAACGGCTGTCCGGCTGCGGGAAGGTTGTGGTCCGCGTCGACGACCTGCAGCCCGATTCCGGCAGGCAGAACGTCCTGTCCGGCCTGCACGCGCAGCAGTGTGTCGATGCCGGCCCAGCCGGTCCAGGAAGAGTTGAAGGCCACCGAGGCGTCCTCGCCGCCACCCTTGCCGATGAGGTCGAAGTTCCCAACGTCGCCGATGGCGCCGATGACGGACAGGTCCTCGGACCGGCCCGATGACTGGACGGCCTGACCGAGCCCCGCGAGGAACCAGCCGTCGATCGGGACGTTGACGGCATTTGCGGTCGGCTGCTTCAGCAGGGCGGTCGAGAACTTCTGGGTGAGTTCACCGGCCGCCACGTCGGCGTTGCCGACCTCGAGGACGTCGAGGACCTCGCATCCAGGGCATGTGGCGAGTTCGGCCGCGAAGCCGTCCTGGATCCAGGAGCCCCACAGCGAGTCGGTGAACTGGAGGCTGAGCACCTGCGCCTTGCCTCCGGTCGCTCCGATGATCCAGTCGGCCTGGAGCGCCCCGATCTTCTCCCACCACTGCTGGCTCGTCAGGTCCGGAAGGTTCTGCACCGTGGACGCGAACTGCTTGGTACCGCCGGTCACGTCGCAGTCGTTGCCGCCGGCACCGATCACAGGGATCTTCGCCTGGGCGGCCTCTGTCAGCGCGGCCTGAACGGCGCCGCAATCCTGCCCGATGAAGACGATCCCGGAGGCCTTGGCGCTGATGCCTTGGCGGATGCATGCCGACCAGCCCTGCGGGTTGAGCTTGCCATCGCACAGCTTGCCCTCCCACCCGAGGGCCTGCGCCGCGGTGACGGCCGCGTTGGCGGGAGTGGAACACGTCGGCACGGTCTGTCCGCAGGAGACCACCCATGCCAGACCATCCGCCGACGGCTTGACGGCATCAGTCGGCGGCTGACCGACCAGGCCTTCGTAGGCCGCGGCCGCTTGGGCCGTCGGATCGCCCGCAGCGACGTTGCCGCTCGGCAGAGTTGAGGCGTCATCGCCGGAGTTCGAGCAGCCGGCCAGCAGGGCAGCCGGCAGCACGATGGCCACGAACGCCATGGCGGTGCGATGGGATAGGGATTTCACGAATCGATCTCCTCAGGCCGGGGTGTGACCGCCATCACGAGGATGGCTGAGGAAAGATTGGGCTTGCCATGACACCCATGTCCATACACAATTTCA harbors:
- a CDS encoding ABC transporter permease, with the translated sequence MTGETASLEVVTDHQSEPAERRGLASWTEAAERYALVALLAAVALFFCLFPESSSTFPTSANLRILAANQAVTLLLALGVLIPLVCGHFDFSAGAVAAASSVACAGMMQNHHAPLVLAILVPVAAGAAIGLVNGVAVAIFEMNAFVSTLATATLLGGLIQWYTEGQTISTDIAQGLVEFGSGVWLGVPRPVYLVALIALAAWYLLSHTPFGRALYAIGENVRASRLVGIRTNRSVMLTFVLSGLLAGIAGVVLTARTAGATADPGTTMLFPALAAVFLGATAIRPGRFNVWGTVFGVALVAVSVSGLTLAGAADWVDPVFNGVALAVAVGLSSFLRRRSTPS
- a CDS encoding sugar ABC transporter ATP-binding protein translates to MTYVLDADHVSKRFGGAHALADAALRVRQGTVHALLGGNGSGKSTMIKCLAGVHSADAGTVRLHGREIKAENLTSSRARAEGLRFVHQDLGLFDSLTVAENFALDAGFPVHQLGGIRWRALRSRVGRLLERHELAVSSDTLVGALRPATKTMVAVVRALQDQEGTEHILMLDEPTASLPDAESRALMDTLRRRAAAGQTIVLVSHRLQEVLAVADDFTIFRDGRVVSRLEASSPSENELIELMVGEALSDEEVSPATISGERVLELSAVVAGPLTGLDLEVTAGEIVGLAGPLGSGRSTALSVIFGSHTPSSGEVRVGGQVMTGRTVAEMMRAGVALVPQDRGRDAAWPAAPVAENMTLSVLGRYFSGWMRDRASRADARDLIGRFAIKTPSVAAPLSALSGGNQQKVVLARWLRRDPTVLLLDEPTQGVDVRSRADIYRHIREVASRGCGVLVASSDFEELVRVCDRVVVLADGKAGPSLPVSGLSANRITELVQKGVRL
- a CDS encoding sugar ABC transporter substrate-binding protein, translating into MAFVAIVLPAALLAGCSNSGDDASTLPSGNVAAGDPTAQAAAAYEGLVGQPPTDAVKPSADGLAWVVSCGQTVPTCSTPANAAVTAAQALGWEGKLCDGKLNPQGWSACIRQGISAKASGIVFIGQDCGAVQAALTEAAQAKIPVIGAGGNDCDVTGGTKQFASTVQNLPDLTSQQWWEKIGALQADWIIGATGGKAQVLSLQFTDSLWGSWIQDGFAAELATCPGCEVLDVLEVGNADVAAGELTQKFSTALLKQPTANAVNVPIDGWFLAGLGQAVQSSGRSEDLSVIGAIGDVGNFDLIGKGGGEDASVAFNSSWTGWAGIDTLLRVQAGQDVLPAGIGLQVVDADHNLPAAGQPFVYTPAIDFTAAYKKAWGLA